A genome region from Musa acuminata AAA Group cultivar baxijiao chromosome BXJ3-5, Cavendish_Baxijiao_AAA, whole genome shotgun sequence includes the following:
- the LOC135637621 gene encoding transcription factor JUNGBRUNNEN 1-like isoform X2 translates to MEKKGEQEAVAVGEEEEEDVVLPGFRFHPTDEELVGFYLLRKVEKKPLSVEIIKEVDIYKYDPWDLPKAITAGEKEWYFFCLRGRKYRNSIRPNRVTGSGFWKATGIDRPIHPAAGHAAACIGLKKSLVYYRGSAGKGTKTDWMMHEFRLPAGGSGKITTTPSMHEAEIWTICRIFKRSPVSYRKQTNSWRAASSTSSTRKQIPGDSSCVTSSFECDNGNDYRCCASSGHSNGEQGEMELATHYYQENNQVYGGQWNPIHQPPLLYTNAGQSPTMDECFRSDGDWDELGRIVEFMRDQTLLPYDCGYT, encoded by the exons ATGGAGAAGAAGGGAGAGCAGGAGGCAGTGGCagtaggggaagaagaagaagaggatgtgGTGCTCCCCGGATTCCGGTTCCATCCCACCGACGAAGAGCTCGTCGGGTTTTACCTCCTACGCAAGGTGGAGAAGAAGCCGCTCAGCGTCGAAATCATTAAGGAGGTCGATATATACAAGTACGACCCATGGGATTTACCAA AAGCCATCACCGCCGGAGAGAAGGAGTGGTACTTCTTTTGCCTCCGGGGGAGGAAGTACAGGAACAGCATCAGGCCGAATAGGGTGACCGGGTCTGGTTTTTGGAAGGCGACCGGCATCGACAGGCCGATACACCCCGCAGCTGGCCACGCCGCCGCCTGCATCGGCCTTAAGAAGTCGCTGGTTTACTACCGAGGAAGCGCCGGAAAAGGAACCAAGACCGACTGGATGATGCATGAGTTCCGCCTTCCCGCCGGTGGTAGCGGCAAGATCACCACCACTCCTAGCATGCATGAAGCT GAGATTTGGACCATCTGCAGAATCTTCAAGAGGAGTCCTGTCTCTTACCGAAAGCAAACGAACAGTTGGAGAGCAGCATCATCGACATCGTCAACCCGCAAGCAAATCCCAGGTGACTCCAGCTGCGTAACCAGCAGCTTCGAGTGCGACAACGGCAACGACTACCGGTGCTGCGCCTCCTCGGGCCACTCCAACGGCGAGCAGGGAGAGATGGAGCTGGCCACTCACTACTATCAGGAGAACAACCAGGTGTACGGCGGCCAGTGGAACCCGATTCACCAACCTCCCTTGCTGTACACCAACGCGGGTCAAAGTCCAACCATGGACGAGTGCTTCAGATCGGATGGTGACTGGGACGAGCTCGGAAGGATTGTGGAGTTCATGAGAGATCAAACCCTCCTCCCCTATGACTGTGGATACACTTGA
- the LOC135637621 gene encoding transcription factor JUNGBRUNNEN 1-like isoform X1, with product MEKKGEQEAVAVGEEEEEDVVLPGFRFHPTDEELVGFYLLRKVEKKPLSVEIIKEVDIYKYDPWDLPIAEAITAGEKEWYFFCLRGRKYRNSIRPNRVTGSGFWKATGIDRPIHPAAGHAAACIGLKKSLVYYRGSAGKGTKTDWMMHEFRLPAGGSGKITTTPSMHEAEIWTICRIFKRSPVSYRKQTNSWRAASSTSSTRKQIPGDSSCVTSSFECDNGNDYRCCASSGHSNGEQGEMELATHYYQENNQVYGGQWNPIHQPPLLYTNAGQSPTMDECFRSDGDWDELGRIVEFMRDQTLLPYDCGYT from the exons ATGGAGAAGAAGGGAGAGCAGGAGGCAGTGGCagtaggggaagaagaagaagaggatgtgGTGCTCCCCGGATTCCGGTTCCATCCCACCGACGAAGAGCTCGTCGGGTTTTACCTCCTACGCAAGGTGGAGAAGAAGCCGCTCAGCGTCGAAATCATTAAGGAGGTCGATATATACAAGTACGACCCATGGGATTTACCAA TTGCAGAAGCCATCACCGCCGGAGAGAAGGAGTGGTACTTCTTTTGCCTCCGGGGGAGGAAGTACAGGAACAGCATCAGGCCGAATAGGGTGACCGGGTCTGGTTTTTGGAAGGCGACCGGCATCGACAGGCCGATACACCCCGCAGCTGGCCACGCCGCCGCCTGCATCGGCCTTAAGAAGTCGCTGGTTTACTACCGAGGAAGCGCCGGAAAAGGAACCAAGACCGACTGGATGATGCATGAGTTCCGCCTTCCCGCCGGTGGTAGCGGCAAGATCACCACCACTCCTAGCATGCATGAAGCT GAGATTTGGACCATCTGCAGAATCTTCAAGAGGAGTCCTGTCTCTTACCGAAAGCAAACGAACAGTTGGAGAGCAGCATCATCGACATCGTCAACCCGCAAGCAAATCCCAGGTGACTCCAGCTGCGTAACCAGCAGCTTCGAGTGCGACAACGGCAACGACTACCGGTGCTGCGCCTCCTCGGGCCACTCCAACGGCGAGCAGGGAGAGATGGAGCTGGCCACTCACTACTATCAGGAGAACAACCAGGTGTACGGCGGCCAGTGGAACCCGATTCACCAACCTCCCTTGCTGTACACCAACGCGGGTCAAAGTCCAACCATGGACGAGTGCTTCAGATCGGATGGTGACTGGGACGAGCTCGGAAGGATTGTGGAGTTCATGAGAGATCAAACCCTCCTCCCCTATGACTGTGGATACACTTGA